Below is a genomic region from Bordetella pertussis 18323.
ACCGCGGCGACATCGTGCTGGCCCGCGCGGCGCGCGCGGCGGGCATCCCCGCCATCATGAGCGGATCGTCGCTCATCCCGCTCGAGGAAGTGGCGCGCCAGGCGCCGGGCACCTGGTTCCAGGCCTACCTGCCCGGCGACCCCGGGCGCATCGACGCGCTGGTCGAGCGCGTGGCGCGCGCCGGCTACTGGACGCTGGTGCTGACCGTGGACATTCCAGTCTCGGCCAACCGCGAGAACAATGTGCGCACGGGCTTCTCCACCCCGCTCAAGCCTGGCCTGCGGCTGGCTTGGGACGGCCTGAGCCGCCCGCGCTGGCTGGCCGGCACCTTCCTGCGCACCCTGCTGGCGCACGGGATGCCGCATTTCGAGAACTCGTTCGCCACGCGCGGCGCGCCCATCCTGTCGGCCAACGTGCTGCGCGATTTCTCGGCGCGCGACCACCTGGACTGGAGCCATGTGCAGCGCATCCGCCGGTCCTGGCGCGGCGAGCTGGTCATCAAGGGCATCATGCATCCGCGCGACGCCGCCCTGGCGCGCGCCCATGGGGCCGACGGCATCATCGTCTCGAACCACGGCGGGCGCCAGCTCGATGGCGCCTGCGCGCCCCTGCGCGTGCTGCCCGACATCGCCGAGGCGGCCGGCGCCATGGCCGTCATGATGGACAGCGGCATCCGGCGCGGCGGCGACGTGCTCAAGGCGCTGGCGCTGGGGGCGCGCTTCGTGTTCCTGGGCCGGCCCTTCAACTATGCCGCCGCGGTGGGCGGCGAAGCCGGCGTGGCGCACGCCATCGGCCTGCTGCGCGAGGAGATCGACCGCAACATGGCCATGCTGGGCGTGACGCGCTGCACCGCCATGGCGCCCGGGCTGCTGCGCCGTCTGTAAGGCGCGGTCCCCTCACTCCCAGGGGAAGTCGATCAGTTCGCCATACAGGCGGCGCAGGGTCGCCTTGACCTCGGGCGAGGACTGGTAGATGCGGATGAAGGCCAGCAAGCGCGGATCCTGCGCCCGCTCGGGCGTGGCGACCCAGCGGATGGCGTAGCGGCGCACCGTCTCGGGGTCGGTGTTGTCGAATGCCAGCCCGTCCTTTTCGTCGATGCCCGCGTGCTTGGCGAAGGTGGTGTAGGTGACCGAGGCCGTCACGTCGTCGAAGGTGCGCGCCGACTGCGAGCCTTCCAGCTGCACCAGCTTGATGCGCCGCGGATTGTCGGTGACATCCTGCAGCGTGGCCTGGTGCCCGGCGCCGGGCTTGAGCCCGATCAGCCCGATCGAGGCCAGCAGCTGCAGCGCGCGCCCGGTATTGACCGGGTCGTTGGGCACGGCGATGGTCGCGCCCTGCGGGATGGCATCGCCTTTCTTCAGTTTCTTCGAGAACAGGCCGATGGTGGTGGAATAACCGTACGCGATCGGCGTGAGGTGCGTGCCCCGGCTGCGGTTGAACAATTGCAGGAAAGGCTCGTGCTGGAAGAAATTGGCGTCGATCGAGCCTTCGGCCGCGGCGATGTTGGGCATGACCCAGTCGTTGAACTCGATCAGCTTGACCTCCAGCCCCTGCGCCCGCGCCTGCGCGATGGCGATCTCGGTGGCCTCGTTGGCCACGCTGGCGATCACGCCTATGCGCAGCGGCGCCTGCTGGGCCGCGCCCGCGCCGGCCGCCGCGCACCACAGCGCCAGCGCGCCCAACCATTGCATCCAGCCGCTTCGAATCCGCATTGCCGCCTCGCCTTGCGCCAAAAATCCCATTGTGCCGCACGGGCCGCGCGGCCGGGCCGGTAGCCCTGCGCCCGGCAAGGGGATCAGGCTGCCGCGGGACGGGTACAGGACGTGGCGCCGCGGGGCATGGCCCTCACTGGCGCGGCCCGCCGGGCGCCAGGCGCGGATCGTAGATGAACTTCTCGCGCCGCGCCACCCGCACGCTCGCGGCATCGGGATGCTGCGGATTGATCAGCAGATTGCAGTCCGGCACCCCGCGGCACGGCACGATGGCGCTGGGCAGCTGCAGCAGGGCCGAGCCGTTGCCGCGCACCCAGGCGTCGCCGATGCGCTGCGACACTTCGGCAAACGGCACCGCGTCCCAGAAGGGATGGCGCTTGTGCAGCGCGTCGACCTCCAGGACCTGGCGCGCCTCGTACACCGCGCGCGGCACCACGATCTCGATCAGGTAACGGTTGGCCTGCGCGGTGGCCGGCGCGGCGAAATGCACCACGGTCTCCAGCACCGCCAGCGCCACGCAGGACGAGGCGTACACCACGGCGGTGCCCGGACTGTTGTAGCGCCCGCCCACCGCCGCCGCGCCGGCGCCGGCGCCGCTCAGGTCGTCGGCGCGGTACTTGCCCGCCGTGGTGGCGATGCGCCACAGCGATACATGGCTCAAGCGTAGACCCCGGCGGCGGCGCGGGCCAGGGTATCCTCGACGATGCGGCTGCTGGCGTCCGAGGTCAGCAGCGACAGCGGCTTGACGTTGCCCAGGGCGGGCACCGGCGTATTGAGCCATTGCACCGCTTCGGCGTCGCCGCCCAGCACCTGGCGCGCCACCTTGGTCACGCGCGCCACCCGCGCCAGGCGGTCCGACTCGCCCAGGGGCAGCGCCTGCCCGTCGCGCATCCAGCGCGACAGCGAGGCTGCCTTCACCTCGGTGATGGCCATGATCTCGGACTTGGGCACTTGCAGGTAATCGGCCGCGTCGTCGAGCAGGCGCGGCGACAGCCCGCGCTGCACGCCGTGCGCCATGGCGATCAAGGGACTGTCGACCAGGTCGGCGAAGGAATCGACGCGCGCCTCTTCCTCGAGGGCGCGCTTGCGCGCCGCCGGCGCGCGCCGCTTGGGCGCGCCCCGGGCGGGGCTTTTCTCGGCGATGGCAATGCTCATGGCGGCCTCCTGCACAGGACAGTTAACTCCATTTAGAACATATTATATTCCATATGAAACCCCATCGCAAGACCGGGCGCGCCGCGCGCGGGAGCGCCGGCCCCTTATCATAGGCATCTTTCGTATCCCGCAATTCAAGGAAACCTCATGACGGATCGGCAACTCATCGTGCTGGCGGCGCTCAATATCATGGTCGCCGTAGGCGCCGGCGCGTTCGGCGCACACGGCCTCAGGCGCGTGGTCGACCCCACCCTGCTGGCCATCTGGCACACCGGCGTGCTCTATCACCTCATCCACGCGCTCGGCCTGTTCGTCGTCGCCCTGCTGGGCGCGCGCTTCGGCTCGCCGCTGCTGTCGATGGCCGGCCTGGTCATGTTCATCGGCATCCTGCTGTTCTGCGGCAGCCTGTACGTGCTGGTACTGACCGGCACCCGCTGGCTGGGCGCCGTCACCCCGCTGGGCGGCGTGGCGTTCCTGGCGGCATGGGCGATGGTCGCCTGGGCGGCCTGGCGCGCGCCCGCATGATCGCAACCGCGAACACGCGCGCCGCCTCGCCGCTGGTCGGCATCGCCTGCGTCGCGGTGGGCATCTTCTGTCTTACCCTGAGCGACGCCCAGGCCAAGTGGCTGGGCGAGCGCTACAGCCCGGTGCAGATCCTGTTCCTGCGCGCCCTGATCGCCATGCCCGTCGTGCTGGCGCTGACCGCGTCGCTGGGCGGGCAGCGCGCCCTGCGCACGCAGTATCCGCTAGTTGTGAACTGTCAATAGGTTGTATTCGTCCAGGTTGAGTCTGGAGATGGGTACAGCGCGCCCGATGCCTTGGTGGGGTCGATGCCAGTTGTAGTGGTGTAGCCAGGATTTCATGGCATCGGCTCGGTGTTGGGAGTTCTGGTAGGTGTGAGCGTAAGCCCACTCACGCAAGGCCGACTGGATGAAGCGTTCGGCCTTGCCATTGGTCTGTGGGCGGTAAGGTCGGGTAAAGCGGTGCTTGATGCCCAGCTCATGGCACAGCGCGGCGAAGGCGCGGCTGCGAAAGGCCGAGCCATTGTCGGTGAGCAAGCGCTGGATGGTCACGCCCAGGCACTGGTAGTAGGCCACTGCGTCCTTGAGGAACTGGACGGCGCTGGGGAAGCGCTCGTCGGGGTGGATGTCGGTGAAGGCCACGCGGGCGTGGTCATCGATGGCCACGAAGACGAAGTCCCAGCCGGCCCCCTCAACGGTATCGCGTCGGTTGCCCGTGACCCGGTGGCCAGGGCGCTGGATACGTCCCAGCTTCTTGATGTCGATGTGCAGCAGATCGCCGGGGGCCTGATGCTCGTAGCGCACCACCGGCTCGGCCGGCTCCAGGTCGGCCAGGTGCGACAGACCGGCGCGGGCCAGGACGCGGCTGACGGTGCTGGCTGACACGCCCAGCGCCTGGGCGATGCGCGCTTGGGTCAGCCGCTTGCGGCGCAGCTCCACGATAGCCAGCGCCTTGGCCGGCGCAATCGCTCGGGGCGAGACCGTCGGGCGCGAGGACGCATCGGCCAAGCCCGCCTGGCCCTGAGCCAGGAAGCGGCCCAGCCATTTGCGCACAGTCGGCGCGGTGACCCCATAGGCGCGGGCCGCTTCAGACACACAAACTTGATGGGCGATCAATTGCTGGACCATTTCGAGTCGACGTAGGAAGGTCAATCGGGCATGCTTATGGGTGTTCATCCGGCCGGGCTCCTTGAGTGAACTGGGGGGTCGGCGATTTCCAGTTTCTCAAATCCGGTTCGGATGAACCATGCATACAACCTATTGAATCTTCACAGCTAGTGCACCTGGTGCGTGGCGCCATCAACGTCATCTCGGCCACTTTTTTCTACCTGGGCCTGCAGGCGCTGCCGCTGGCCGAGAACGCCGCCATCGCGTTCGCGGCGCCGCTGTTCGTCACCGCGCTGTCGGTGCTGGTCCTGAAGGAGCGCGTGGACGCGGCGCGCTGGCTGGCGGTGGCGGCAGGCTTTGCCGGCGTGCTGGTCATCGTGCGCCCCGGCTCGGCCAGCATCCAGGCCGCGGCGCTGTGGCCGCTGGCCACGGCGCTGCTGTACGCCGTGATGATGCTGACCGCGCGCGCCATCGGCCGCGGCGAAAGCATGCTGACCACGATGTTCTACATCGTGGCAGGCCAACTGGTGTGCAGC
It encodes:
- a CDS encoding DUF2384 domain-containing protein, which codes for MSIAIAEKSPARGAPKRRAPAARKRALEEEARVDSFADLVDSPLIAMAHGVQRGLSPRLLDDAADYLQVPKSEIMAITEVKAASLSRWMRDGQALPLGESDRLARVARVTKVARQVLGGDAEAVQWLNTPVPALGNVKPLSLLTSDASSRIVEDTLARAAAGVYA
- a CDS encoding RES family NAD+ phosphorylase — translated: MSHVSLWRIATTAGKYRADDLSGAGAGAAAVGGRYNSPGTAVVYASSCVALAVLETVVHFAAPATAQANRYLIEIVVPRAVYEARQVLEVDALHKRHPFWDAVPFAEVSQRIGDAWVRGNGSALLQLPSAIVPCRGVPDCNLLINPQHPDAASVRVARREKFIYDPRLAPGGPRQ
- a CDS encoding DMT family transporter, which encodes MQPIESSQLVHLVRGAINVISATFFYLGLQALPLAENAAIAFAAPLFVTALSVLVLKERVDAARWLAVAAGFAGVLVIVRPGSASIQAAALWPLATALLYAVMMLTARAIGRGESMLTTMFYIVAGQLVCSAVAVAWFWTTPVWADLPFFAGVALFSTLGLTLITQGFRIGPASVVAPFDYTGLLWATLLGWLFWHETPDLLDCVGAAFIASSGLYIAWRATSRRRS
- a CDS encoding alpha-hydroxy acid oxidase, producing the protein MRPGHRRRFWSSHVVFRTAPVRRLRRPRRRLPRPIFGYVAGAAEDNQAHDDNRRAFAEYGFLPRVLVDVSARHTRTELFGQEWAAPFGVAPMGISALSAYRGDIVLARAARAAGIPAIMSGSSLIPLEEVARQAPGTWFQAYLPGDPGRIDALVERVARAGYWTLVLTVDIPVSANRENNVRTGFSTPLKPGLRLAWDGLSRPRWLAGTFLRTLLAHGMPHFENSFATRGAPILSANVLRDFSARDHLDWSHVQRIRRSWRGELVIKGIMHPRDAALARAHGADGIIVSNHGGRQLDGACAPLRVLPDIAEAAGAMAVMMDSGIRRGGDVLKALALGARFVFLGRPFNYAAAVGGEAGVAHAIGLLREEIDRNMAMLGVTRCTAMAPGLLRRL
- a CDS encoding IS481-like element IS481 family transposase — protein: MNTHKHARLTFLRRLEMVQQLIAHQVCVSEAARAYGVTAPTVRKWLGRFLAQGQAGLADASSRPTVSPRAIAPAKALAIVELRRKRLTQARIAQALGVSASTVSRVLARAGLSHLADLEPAEPVVRYEHQAPGDLLHIDIKKLGRIQRPGHRVTGNRRDTVEGAGWDFVFVAIDDHARVAFTDIHPDERFPSAVQFLKDAVAYYQCLGVTIQRLLTDNGSAFRSRAFAALCHELGIKHRFTRPYRPQTNGKAERFIQSALREWAYAHTYQNSQHRADAMKSWLHHYNWHRPHQGIGRAVPISRLNLDEYNLLTVHN
- a CDS encoding DUF423 domain-containing protein is translated as MTDRQLIVLAALNIMVAVGAGAFGAHGLRRVVDPTLLAIWHTGVLYHLIHALGLFVVALLGARFGSPLLSMAGLVMFIGILLFCGSLYVLVLTGTRWLGAVTPLGGVAFLAAWAMVAWAAWRAPA
- a CDS encoding MetQ/NlpA family ABC transporter substrate-binding protein codes for the protein MRIRSGWMQWLGALALWCAAAGAGAAQQAPLRIGVIASVANEATEIAIAQARAQGLEVKLIEFNDWVMPNIAAAEGSIDANFFQHEPFLQLFNRSRGTHLTPIAYGYSTTIGLFSKKLKKGDAIPQGATIAVPNDPVNTGRALQLLASIGLIGLKPGAGHQATLQDVTDNPRRIKLVQLEGSQSARTFDDVTASVTYTTFAKHAGIDEKDGLAFDNTDPETVRRYAIRWVATPERAQDPRLLAFIRIYQSSPEVKATLRRLYGELIDFPWE